One Uloborus diversus isolate 005 chromosome 7, Udiv.v.3.1, whole genome shotgun sequence genomic window, aaaaatattttcaatttttcctcttggttctacatttgcgactcagtggaggtttttttttttttttttttcatttttttattttataatatgtgtTTATTACATAATGTTAACGTCCCGTCGTTTCCTTCTCAAACACACACTTATTTCGTAAAAACAGTGTCTCGTGCATTAGGTCGAACAGTAGACGTGTTACGTCAGTCTTGTTGCTCATTTAATCTGACGCTTGAGTTGTTTTCGAGTTAGATACCCATAAGCTCTACAGAAACCTTTCTTCGTGGATAATGTTCTCAAGAATTTTATTCCCATTTTTCTCAACGAACCTTCTTTCACCTAAATCCAGAAAGATACATTCCTTTTCAGATCCTTTTCATGAAATGTTGTATGAATATTTGTTGTTGATGTTTCAGAGTATTCTTTCCGCTACACTAAGCGTATATCGCAGCCGAGATcttaaatttcacatttttgatCTGGTAGTCATTGTGATTCTTCGTATTTGTGTAACGATAGAGCTTGAGAAGTCTTTTGACAAGGAATCTTGGTTTCAAAAGCTTcctgtttttgcaatttttagtcAACTTAAAAATATACAggtttagcataaaagaatatcctggttttaaaaaattatatttcataaactattacacttagcactataattgatactaaaaataaagataaactgtccgagttttttttttaaacgtaattaactaattaaacgtgcacgttccgcactagcacagccagaaatttCTTCCGGGAGGGGTTTTTTGGTCACAATAGGCCTTACACATGCATTAACTACTGTAATAGGATtgacaacaatgttaaaaccataacctctgggggggggggtatccccAAACGGAAAGTTTGGGAGGGAATTTAAAAAACCCCTTCTTTCCACCTTGCTGTGCCACTGACGTTCCGCAAATCTGGATTGGCCGTGCAGCTGATGATAATTTACCCTTTATGCATTGGCAAGCCAGATCCCCAAATCTAaacccaagtattttttttttttcatgagcttTCTTCAAAGATTTGATACACCACATTTGCTACAACATTCAAGAACTGAAAGACACATGTGTAGCACTACGAAAAATTGACCTTGAAACACTCAAAAATGCATGATATAGATGTGTGTCACGTTACAAAAAGCGCACCCATCGAACATttgggagtgaaaaaaaaaacttgtacagtttatctttatttttatgtatcatttatagtgctaagtgtattttatgtagtttatgaaatataaatttttaaaaccgagatattcttttatgctaaccctgtatacagtaaaacctgtctacaacgatactgttggacctaaaaaatattgttatagacaggttatcgttacagacattttgattatttatgctgacatctTTCTGGGGAAAAGGAAATTATCGTTAtggacaggtttattgttataaacAGTATTGTTACATACAAGTTTCACTGTAGTAGTTGATTTTATGAGAAGATTGCTGAACACACTTGAAAACATGGGAAATCAAAATCATTTCAgcattaacccccccccctaaatattaaTACGTTTacataagagagagagagagacagaagaGGGCAGAGAATTTCTAATGGTGAGATGGAAGATCAACCGGTAACAAGAGACGAAGATAAAAAGTATCAGCCAAATAGACAAAGCCCGTTTTTGAGAGTTtctgatttttgtaaattttaattaaaaaaataactcttcTCCGTTACTAAGggtatttatttatgcattgcTTCTTTTTTCCAAGTTCGGCAGACCATTTAATATCTAATGAATTTGCTTTTTAGGAAATAAATTTCATAAGCACTATTGCTCTCACCTTTTTCGAACTGAGTCATTTGCTTTTTAACGGCTCATTATGATCCTTCAGAAACATTACATAGCAAGCTCGAATTATATGCAAACTCTTatatttactagaaagtattCTTTCCTTGCGCAATGTGGTTCCCTAATATGTCAATGGCCCACTATACAAATGCTTATCTAGTGCCTTAAACTCAAATTGAAGTTAAACACCTCAAAACAACatgaaaaataacgaaatagcaaataaaaataatactcgTGCTTCGTggttttttaaattccaatgatccccccccccccccttctgcctTCCTCTatagcatcactgtcgaccggcccctcccgatgctgctcctctagcgaaaaccgtctccaggttgcgtccatatcctacacacacacttatacatacacacacgcatggccacaaacacgcacgcctacacacacacacatacacacacaaacacagacgcctacatacacacacacactcgtgattgcgaaaaacataatttgaattcaagatgtcaaaattcaaattattattattattttgctatcgcGGTAACACAGGATGGCAATTCACATTGCTATTTGTGTATTGTAACGCTGTTCTCGTGTTTTTCATTGTTCACACTAACGCGATCATTTTGATTGccaagttaaattttttattatgcagGTGGAATTGGACAGGTGGTAGAGTGTAACGAGGATCCAGTGCCCTTTTGCAGCAGAGGAATTAGAACCTTCGAAATACCAAATTCAGAACAAGAATTTACAGAATTATGTGAGTAAGTATTTTCTGAACTTCACCATTTTAATGATTTTcgtgtagagttttttttttttttcaacattcaatttatttttgagtttatcTTTTGTTTCTAAGTGATTTGAATCAGAATACAGTAAAATGTCTTATGAGTAGAAAACGAAATTCTCTCAAAACCTATAAATATCTAAATTTCAAACTGCCAAGAAGGTTTTTCATGTTTCTTTATACTCTACTCATTTGAACGCATTTTCATTCTCCAACAACTAGTTGCCTTTTAGTTAGAAAACCTTACAACCGCCCATATTCAAAGACATAAGTGATAGGTTCATTCTAATGACCCATTCTGGGGATTCAGAAAGGGTTGTTGGGTGAAAGACAATTGCCATAACCCCTAGGATGCATGAGATGAATAAATGTTAGGTTGAGATTGAATACCAGCTGACCAGTTTAgtcaagaagttccgtctagaacttaACGAGCCTACTCTCCCGCATACCAACACCGACTTTCAAACAACAGGTTAATATTCTCTTAAAAAGCTAATGTTGCAAATTTTGTCAAATACTCTGTTTTAACATGAAGAGCAGATTTTCGAAAGCAAAAATATGcctttcactcaaaaaaaaaaaaagaagaagaaatggaaaaaagaaatctgatgaaaatagatacgtaaaaaataaatgaacgacttAATAAAGTAGCAGCTTCTTTACACAATGCAAATGTTAAgttatttgaactgtttaaaattgaacaaaaattgttcaaattaaaaaatgaaatctagGAATGTAGTCTCCCCGCCtagatctaattttaaaaaaaacgagctgatgtgatgacatgacttccttttacaccaattaaatgttatttcccccattattggaaattttaatgtgattcaatggttagctttctaaatatcaccaacaatggccaaattgaaaccagattttaaaaaaaatcgccaaatttctcgcatagttggcaacaaaacttggcggccagaAGCCTGGCGAtcacattcgaatgcaaccaaaaaggaaggtgcacaactagagtctacgtatcaaatttcaactttctaggacataccgttcttgagttatgcgacatacatacgcacatacatacgtacatacagacgtcacgagaaaactcgtagtatttcactcgggaatcgtcaaactggatatttcgggcgtttaTACGTTCTTAAGTATATATGCACGTTTGGTCgcgtcgaaaaaaactcaacattcattcggaggtgggcaaaatggaaattaaggacgattttttagtgaaaatttttctacgaatccaatactttctacCAGGCTAAAAACGAGGACGAGTGAATTTAAGTTTGCTTGAGAATCAGCGACAACTTTTGTATTATTTGTGTATATTGTACACAATATTGTACTTCACACGTATATTGTACTTAAATCTACTGCTAACATAATGCATCCTAGGAGTGACAGAAAATTTTGTATCATATTGTCTACATTCTCAGGACAATCTTATCATTTTATCGAAAGCACTTCTATGTAAAACAAAGTCTTCCAAAAGAAAAAGGTATTTAATGAGTAATGCCATTATTAGTATTTTTCTTATTACGCTATgcttttttcgaaaaattcagtgttaacttttaaatataatttaaactaaTTCAAACTTTGGTATTTCTCCTTCAGTATTCTCGGTACGAGTGCAAAAATATGCGGAAGCATTTCCGTTCCAACTGCTtcgttctttgaaaaaaaaaaggaatttttatttgcTGAAAGAACTGCCCACTCTATTATCCACCCACTCGAGTTGATTTTGTTCACAAACGCAAAATGAAAACTCCCACCTGCAATACTCTCATATAAAGACTTTTTCCCAAAGAACATGAAAGTTGCTCTCATAACTACACAAATTTGTAAGTAAAAAAACTGCATTggattttcatatatttttgtaTAGATTTCAGCGtggtaaaaaaacaacaacaaaaaaaatttctttaaccttttttttttttttttttttgctaatttaagTTTGTGGTTATCTAAAAATTGTatattctttctttgatttaaaaaatgaccCTACTACttatctcattaattttactaattgtCTAGTTAAACTTGTCTAGTTAAACACTTTTGAAGACGGATATTTGTCCTCTTTATTAGAACATTTTAAAGCACACTTTTTGGAATGGTTTCCGAAACACTTAGTAAGATTTATATTAGTTTTGTCAAAAATGtgctttagtttcaaaaaaaaccctgtagccaacctttttagttgtgcggcccaccagttttgtagaaaacatcATTGAGGTCCACAAACTACTGTATATTACTTGCACAGCCAAAATTTCCTttctgggcggggggggggggagagtggaGGATAGCTTCTGCTCATAACTGTCCCTAAGTGTAAATAATATATTGTATTAAGATTGAATGGTGTTGAAAACAAGAGTTTTGGAGATTTTAACCACCCTCTCCCCTCATGCTTCATCACTGATATAGGTATActatacaaaaacattttttaaaataattttgagaaagaaaatacTAAGTTTATTGCATTCACCTAGCTGGAATacctgtaaaaaaattaaaaaagaagtctGGAAAGTGAAAGCTCCATGAGATTTTCGATGCTGTCTTTTCTCTACATAAGAGTTCATATCTGGATTAAAATTGGATAGTTTCAATCTCAAATAACTGTCAAAATTCAATGCATTCCTacattctttctttaaaaaactgcaatgaaaaagTCTCGTTCAAACAGGTAGGTTGTCCAAAAAAACCATAAATGTCTCAATTCACTGATTAGTCATGGCTGTTCAACTAAGGAGgaccatttttaacttgaagcttgaagctaatactagtagtttctttggcaattttctgtaaaggagtttctgattcattagatttcttCTTCAATTAAAGTTCCTAAGacatatgaaaatttttttatcttaaattttctGTTAGCTATGAGCCAGGGAGAGCTTTTGAGTGGCGGTACATCTAATatgtaaattttctcaaaaaacggaaattaagatCCCCAAGATTTATGTTGGTTCACGTTCTTaaccagtgtccacggcccagtaacacgctgttcacggcccacttgtgggccgcagcccatgggttgggaaccgctgcgaGGTGATGGGGATACCTtggaaaacattttcaataaatgtgaccgctaaaaaaaattcagcaaaacTGTCTCATGTTGCTCCATTTTTCCCCGCAGCTCTGTGATTTGGGTAACCAAGTTCATCGTGAAAAACCAGATAAGGATAAATTGAAtttatgtacagtgaaacctgtgtaagttgaccactcgcggtgcagtactttggcggtcaacttagacaggtggtcaacttataaagggcggtaattattattattttttttttttgtgacatttcttgcaccatgtattcattttttgaataattcacccttactctttctgttcaactgaCTTTCATTGTTTCAcatcattaaaaatgaaacaataattaagaatactattcaaataattttgttattttttccttgtttttaactatattagacactgtagttttaaaaattccatatgtgccagctaattttctctggctttctccattttcaattaatttttttaatatttcatgctttttgttaatctcaagttcaactaactttctttttgaagaatttttatgtgaaacttatagcacaaagagcaacaagctcgactctcccagttcataaagacaaaattaaaatctcctctctcttaatcccttgcaccagaaatatgtaactttactcattagcaggcgcagatctgcgtatccgcagtgcgaggggcccttgtccttaaaggggctaacagccctagaaattgaagaaaaaatagaaaaaaactagcactaagacttatttactttacaaatagacactgctggccactagggagaggccctacatattttgttgcaggggggcccaaaatgtatagatccgggcctgctcctTGTAGCACAAATCCTGTGTTGCCACAagatattgcaactgaaagaaaagacttggaacttttctactgacacctattttcattgaacagtacaaaaagctatctcaaatagaacaacaaatgaaaaacaagtttggagaataaagagcagcataagctttatgctgttgtttagttagtaaaatgctagtctgtcatcaaagcattaaaaacattcttagaaagctatcaaaaagataataaaaataataataataagaataatagtaataaataaataaatagataataaaatagaataatttgctgaagaaagtttaagaaaataaaccaagtggtcaacttacaaagggttttttacaatactccaaaccaaatttggtgtacattagtggtcaagatagacaggtggtcaagatagagaggtggtcaagttacagaggttttccttcattgtatgagataggactaattccgttcctgacaaaagcggtcaacatagacaagtggtcaactttacaggttttactgtacttcgaTAAAAATTATGTCTGCCATACAATggtgtaacaatgaaaaaaagcaaGTAGTTCTCGAAAGACTATAGTAAAACAGGCTTATGTACGcatttatttgccctcgtgtcctcGTTATAGGAATATGAGATCTTTATGTCTGCCGAAATTTTAGGAAGAGTCGCCAAACTTAGCGAGTTCCGGTGCAAACTTGATGACACCTTTCATACACTTGGCCGTTGGAAGACCTACCACAAATAGACGTTGAACTCCCGTGGTTCTTTCAATTTGTTGCCAAGTCTTCAGATTTGACGCTCTTCTTAAAACTTCGGAAGAATTTATGACCTTATGTCTCGATAactgacaaataatttttgcgccagaaaaaaaaaaaagaaaaaagaaatgcaatatGCTCTTTTGAATGCTACTTTTATTTCAATTCTTTTCATTATTGCACTATTCATGTGGCTTCCTAGATAGTACGCTATAACACTTATAGAAAACCACAACTTTAGTGATATCTTGTTCAAATTAGACCCTGTCTCGCGGACCAATTATAGCCCTTTAATACTTTCCTCCGTCAATTAACTCTTTCGCAGTTATTTTCCGCTTGCAAACCGGAGTAAACAATTGGGAGTTCATGTGGACCGTGTCAGGGACAGCAGGTCTTGTTAAAAATGGTACACTAAAATCCAAACTAATGTGTTATGTGTAAGCACCGTTTTGTTATTAATAAGACATACTTTTCAGTCAATGCTGAAAGACATTATGTTTGAAAGTTTGCCAATATTGTGTAGCATATGGTAGAGCTTTTTAAGGGAAAATTATTGCAAATCAATTCACAGAATGTGGCATGGAAATGGTGTCGAGAGAAGTTGATACTACGGCTGTTACCTCTTGACGAAGTTGACAAAGTTTCTTTCTTGAAAGCAATTTTTCAACTAGGATTCACAGCCCTTTCCAAATAAGAATGTATCCGCTGTTTGTCAAGTTAAATGTCGTTTTCCATGTTTTATTGTATATTCTGAACACTTCCAATGTCTGCTATTACACGTTCTTCCCTAATTTAGCACTcataacaaatattttcattatttacctATATTGTCTCTCTCCATTCTAGTATTTATGCCGAGTATTTCAACTGCTTGTCAAGTTACATCAGCTCTTGCCCAGACGGATTTTCGGTACTATTTTTTCGTccgaatgattttgaaaatgtgCGGAACGCTTTGCATGAGCTGTGTGCAAATGGATCAAAACTCTCCAAGAGGGTTAGTATTTTTTACATGCAGCTCAACGGGGTAATCTCCaatcatttgggatttttccagcaattaatgatcattttgctttcatttttaaatcactttttaatacCACTGTTGCCATCAAGTgtgtaaaatttagttttattctgACAGCTTCTTCTCGGTGAGTCGACTTATAGattaggggagggtggggcacaATGAGACGCGGGTTATAATGAGACAAAGCTatcttttggattttttaattataatcggGAAATGATGCTAGTTACCCATGAATCTGCAGCAATTGGCCGAGTGGATTATGTGATATGAAGTTGCTTCTTGTGTTTGCAATCAAATGATCGTAATTTTTCAGATTTCAggcaagcaaactttttttttttttaagttctcgcAAGCATGCTCGTATAAAATGAAATCTCCTAAAAGCGTCTGtgcgtttgaactcgcaaaactcgagaactacccgcccgatttcgctgaaatttgcACAGTTAGTTCCTTTAAGTCCTGGAAAGGTTTgctgaccagttcgaaaaaaattccatgaatagttcttttttttaattccgatTTGGGCCCAATTTTCGCTTAAATTCCTGAACatgagggtgaaaaattacttgcatatagtaatattatatatcgttggaaagggtagaattttccgcgttctacgcaatttgtttcaatgctctaactttattacggctggagttatttgtgattttagctcgatttttttaagacttagttgaaatttaggcactacttctttcattaaatccaccaataaaaagtgaaggaatgtctcacagttttatttttgacaccattggaaagagctgctttttttactccagatctaactcgacttacggtcgaaagtttaaccctctatctcacttagaaaaaaaagttacaagcgaattaaataaagttcaaaaatctgttctctattcaagtttttaaccattttattttgccttTCCACGgcaacgctttttgaatccaatGTTTCTTCCCATCTTTCtcatttgaaaacttattttatttcgtgtttccatggtaacgctttttaaatccatctttctcattttgattccttaaaagtattttaatatccgtCGTCATTGTTTGAAAGGGAATTTTGcatgattgttttttcttttatttaagcctgattgctgaatatacgtcaattgacacaatttttaatttcatggcggaccgagcaaagccgggcaacgcagctcgtATATACATACATAAGTTTCGAACACTGTTTTTTTAGTGTAACTACTTGTGAAACTTGCTTTGAAATCTTTCACTTTCAGCCTTCCTTTCCAATGTCGTCTGTCTCAAAATCACATTCTCTACACACTACCCAGTATGCGAACTAAGAAGTCAGTATGTGGTAGAGGATTACAAGGTCTATCTGCGTGATTCACTAAACCAAAGCCTTTTGGAACCAGATCAAGAAACGGATGCGTCCTCCCACTCTTTACATTGTTTGTAAGTATTGGctgatctttttatttattttttatttctttagaagCGCTTGATATTATCctagtaaaactaaaaaaatctctttttaaacCTAATTTCCCGTAAAAGTAAGAAATAGCatagaaggcttaatgcatctcaaAAATATGTCATAAACAAAAAATAGTCCAACATAAATACgataattaaatgaaaacatgaaaaaattaaaattttgaaagtatgatTTTGAGACAAAGAAATTCTGTGTCTGGCAGAGTGTCTGTCCCTCTCCCTCcccttttttaagttttaagtgaattatccgattcgaacaaacatGTTTTAATCGAAAGATCTCGACAAGGACCCCTCATTTCCATacgtcactttttgatttgaacaatttttcattaaaCGTGGAACGgttgaaaaaatttaacattagcgtctacgggaaAATATAAGACAAGTATATATccgaaattgctttaaaaaaaaaaatttcttcgaaaaatctcttattgatgaatatgtataaaaagtaagaattttttatttatctattgaaAGGATATTTTCggaacaatttaaatattttaacattaacgTCTATTGGAGAACTTTAAACCATTTTATCTAAAAAACCATTAAGACTAAAAATGATttctgcagcattttttttttttttttttttttgaaaaatgtacaaaccctaaatatgtttttgatttttagtttaaagAAATAGGAAAGAGGTAATTAAAAAAACTCGAAATACCATACTGTCGTAAAAGACTCAACATTGACGCAAGTCAAAGGGAGATAAGTACGACTGAATTACTACAGAAAAAATTcaaagagaaaatgtttttacagcGAAATAGTTATTGTGGAGACgaggtgtttttattttcattcaatagttttatttattttttttccccatttacggcggcggaaaataaaataaaacttgaagacAACTGGCGGCATTATTTgttcttttcttgctttttatgAGTCATGGGATGAGTTTGCAAATTTTAGAACgaattgaatcataaatgagcgagatactGCGACATAAACTTAAGGATGTccttatttggcgcacttacACCTTATAACTTTTACACAaccacttttttaatttattttttgaatacttACTTCTTAGCAACGCAGAATGATGAGTGCTTTGCAAACTACATCCCACTCACCCCGTCAATCATTGGGATTATTCTAATTCATAATCTTTCAGAAAAGTGTATTTATAACGATTTCACATCAAAAATCTCTCCTAAACCAGGTAAAGACTATGATTCAATCATAGTATCGCAACTAAAATACCTTTGCAATAATATTCTTTAAGATTTTGTGCAAAATCAAAggcgtgagaaaaaaaaaagctaaataactTTTCATGGGAATTGCTAATAGGCTCTTTCTTTCCTTCTCAGAAATACACAATGTTCatgtaataaattttttcatacaaatttatGTAATTCACTGTCGTCTTTTATCTCATCCATCCGAGAAAAAAGTTGCCAAAACTATTAAAGACTGTTACGTTTTTCGTATTCACATCATTTCATCACAGCGTCtttttttattctggaaaaaaaaccaGTCAAGTTTTAAACAACTTTGGCTACTTTCGAATGGATTGGGAAGCCATGAGATTCATAACGTCGTAAATATTTTATTGCCACTACTAAGTGCAATATATATCGATTCCATGAAGATGTATggaatgaaaaatatacttttactgacatcaaaatattttatattgtgtaaaagaaatattaaaaaattgatgattaatttgattttgaaaaataataaagaatttgttattgtaaatttttaaagaggagccactcttttttttttttttttggttttcaaattGCAGAGAAACTatagc contains:
- the LOC129226534 gene encoding uncharacterized protein LOC129226534, which translates into the protein MLVYAFVLFLVVKGGIGQVVECNEDPVPFCSRGIRTFEIPNSEQEFTELSFLSNVVCLKITFSTHYPVCELRSQYVVEDYKVYLRDSLNQSLLEPDQETDASSHSLHCLESLISVACVLHQVGVSCGSLSKLSLLLLIRKSGFLLRSCSLADLENLNTLFISYLETKQDVKGMIEEAFWFESNRV